Below is a genomic region from Echinicola rosea.
ACCAATATGTTGGACGCCATTCATTATCTATCTCTGACCAAAAGTGCTTTTAACCCTGTGGATCTCCAAAATGTGCGGCACGGCCAAGGGTTCTTTTCGATGAAAGGGAACTTTGACAAGGCGGGAAAGTCTGTGGAAATCCAGTGTATTTTAGAAGCCAAAAAGAAAAAGCAGCTGATCAACAACGGGAAGGCTTACGATAAATTAAGTGAGCACATTGGGCTGTTGCCGGTGGTGCTGATTGCTCCGGATGATACCTCACTCATCAAGGAAGGCAGCGAGGAGCGGCGGAAATTCTTTGACAGCCTATTGTCACAACTTGACAAAAATTACCTTGGCAAGTTGGTTCGCTATCAGCATTTTCTTAAACAGCGAAATGCCCTTATCAAGCAGTTTGTGGAGCAGGACAAGCTGGACAAAAGTCTTCTGGAGCCTTATGACTTGGAGCTGATCCAGCTTTCCAAATGGCTCTACCGGGAGCGAGAAGCTTTTATTGATCGCTTTAAGCCCTACCTTCTCCAGCATTATGCGGAGATTTCAGGAAGTCGGGAGGTCGTAGAAATCCGCTACGAAAGCCAATGCCAGAAACCGGATTTTGAGGCTTACTATCATAGCTGTCTCCAGCGGGACCTTATCCTGAAGCGCACCAACGCAGGAATTCACAAAGATGACTTTGTCTTTGAGATCAATGGTTATCCCCTAAAAAAATTTGGATCCCAAGGTCAACAGAAATCCTTTCTGATCGCGTTAAAGCTTGCCCAGTTTCAGGTCTTTAAGGAAGATACCGGCACAAAGCCCCTGCTGCTGTTGGACGACATCTTTGATAAGCTGGATGATTTTCGAATAGGGAAAATGATGGAATTGGTGGCCCATCATGAATTTGGGCAGTTATTTATCACAGACGCCCGACCAGAGCGCACCAAAAAAATCATGCAGGATATCGACGCCGATATCGCCTACTTCCATATTGAGGATGGGGATATCAGGAAAGAGGGAGATTCTCTTACCTGAATCAATCAAAAGTTACTACCAACTTCTTGCTCCCCCTCTTGGTGGACGGAATCCCCTTGGACGATCACCTTCTTCTGGCTTTTTAAATTTGCCGATTATATAGGTAAATGTGATCAACCCGTACCGGGTGAGAACATTGGTGTGGACGTCGGATACTGTCACATCAGAAACGGTCCGGCTTATGCTGTTGTTTTGACCCAGAAGATCGAAGATGCTGAGTTTAAGTTCGCCTTTATTTTCTTTAAGAAAACGATAGCCAGCTTCGACATTCCAGAGCCAAAAGGACTGGTCAAAGCCTTCCGAAAGTCCCGTGTACCAGGTATTGGTCAAGTTTGAATTGACGAATAGTTTTCCATCATTGGGAGAGTAATAAAACTGGAACGAGGAATTCTGGGTGTAGTAGTTGTTTTCGTTGGCTGTTTGCAGACTGCTGTTGACGATATTGTAGGTGCCGGATGCGGACAGTGTAAAATCAACGTTTTTGCTGATATTACTCGTCAGGGAAAGCCTCTGGGTCAGGCCAATATTATCGTTATGGTTTAGTTGGTTATTGATCATCCCAGGCGTTCGGCTAAAGCTGACACTGGTGTTGGTGTTGAAGTTGGACTTTAGTTTTTCCCAAGGGCTTCCATAATTCAGAAAGACCCGGGCATTCCATCTGCCGTGGAGGTTGACGGGCTGAGTGATCTGGCCCCCTTTGCGGAGAAGTACTTCCCCATTGATCAAGGTGTCTTGACTGGTCACATAAGTGTGTGTTCCAATGTAATTATTGGTAAGTGACCCAGTGGCAAAGACAAAAAGGGTCTTGGAGTTTTCCATATCGAATTTGCCAAAGTTGGCAAAGAGGTTATGATTATAGCTCTGGCCCAAAGAAGGATTACCGATGCTGAGCTGTAGGGGGTTACTAT
It encodes:
- the recF gene encoding DNA replication/repair protein RecF (All proteins in this family for which functions are known are DNA-binding proteins that assist the filamentation of RecA onto DNA for the initiation of recombination or recombinational repair.), producing MHLKSLQLIQFKNYEKALVGFSAEINCFLGINGSGKTNMLDAIHYLSLTKSAFNPVDLQNVRHGQGFFSMKGNFDKAGKSVEIQCILEAKKKKQLINNGKAYDKLSEHIGLLPVVLIAPDDTSLIKEGSEERRKFFDSLLSQLDKNYLGKLVRYQHFLKQRNALIKQFVEQDKLDKSLLEPYDLELIQLSKWLYREREAFIDRFKPYLLQHYAEISGSREVVEIRYESQCQKPDFEAYYHSCLQRDLILKRTNAGIHKDDFVFEINGYPLKKFGSQGQQKSFLIALKLAQFQVFKEDTGTKPLLLLDDIFDKLDDFRIGKMMELVAHHEFGQLFITDARPERTKKIMQDIDADIAYFHIEDGDIRKEGDSLT